From Lolium perenne isolate Kyuss_39 chromosome 5, Kyuss_2.0, whole genome shotgun sequence, a single genomic window includes:
- the LOC127298903 gene encoding FBD-associated F-box protein At5g60610 isoform X2, which translates to MEIEMEAGGPSSRRRRSVSPGKDEDGGGVDHISALPDAVLGEIITLLPTKDGGRTRILASRWRHLWRSAPLNLECRDLGQLAVVLVSHILSSHQGPGRRFCITQGSIIYTSATTMDAWLRSAALDNLQELDVWYGPHRPLSASTLRFSNTLRVFTIGGCDLAYNTGQPLHFPMLKQLGIEHVSVSEHSLHSLIASCPILECLFIKYSVGFSSIRINSPSIKSVAISRCGTDGSGFHLVGQIHLHELIIENAPCLETLLDLCNKCLHVSVVSAPKLETLGFLSEQLSDGMDISTRLVFGYTAIQVDGLAMVVRTVKVLAIRMETLNLDVVIELMKCFPCLEKLYIQGWSTRENCLWRRKHRELIKCFDIRLKTIVISTYIGFWSEVNFATFFVLNAKSLELMIFEVNSSNEEFISKEQKKLQLDNRASRGARFRFTTDRCLRGRLDIDHVRDLDLADPFIRRC; encoded by the exons ATGGAGATCGAAATGGAGGCGGGTGGTCCTAGTTCCAGGAGGAGGAGATCGGTGTCGCCGGGGAAggatgaagatggaggaggcgtaGACCACATCAGCGCCCTCCCCGATGCCGTTCTTGGCGAGATCATCACCCTCCTCCCCACCAAGGACGGCGGCCGCACCAGAATCCTGGCCTcccggtggcgccacctctggcgtTCCGCTCCTCTTAACCTTGAATGCCGCGACCTGGGTCAACTCGCTGTTGTCTTGGTATCGCACATCCTTTCCTCACACCAAGGCCCTGGTCGCCGCTTCTGTATCACCCAGGGATCAATCATCTACACATCAGCTACCACCATGGACGCCTGGCTCCGGTCCGCCGCTCTGGATAACCTGCAGGAGCTCGACGTATGGTACGGCCCACACCGTCCGTTGTCAGCATCCACCCTCCGCTTCTCCAACACCCTCCGTGTATTCACCATCGGAGGATGTGACCTCGCCTACAACACCGGCCAACCACTTCACTTCCCCATGCTTAAGCAGCTAGGAATCGAACATGTCAGCGTCTCCGAGCACTCACTGCACAGCTTGATTGCCTCTTGCCCAATCCTGGAGTGCTTGTTCATTAAGTACTCCGTTGGATTCAGTTCCATCCGGATCAACTCCCCTAGTATTAAAAGCGTTGCCATCTCTCGCTGTGGGACTGATGGATCTGGATTTCATTTGGTCGGTCAGATTCATCTACATGAACTCATAATCGAGAATGCCCCTTGCCTTGAAACGTTGCTTGATCTCTGCAACAAATGTCTGCATGTATCGGTGGTTTCCGCGCCCAAACTGGAGACATTAGGCTTCCTTTCTGAGCAGCTGAGTGATGGCATGGACATCTCCACCCGGCTAGTGTTTGGCTACACAGCTATTCAG GTTGATGGCCTAGCAATGGTGGTGCGCACTGTCAAGGTTTTAGCCATCCGTATGGAGACTCTTAATTTGGATGTAGTTATTGAGTTGATGAAATGCTTTCCGTGCTTGGAGAAGCTGTACATTCAG GGTTGGTCAACAAGGGAAAATTGTTTGTGGCGTCGTAAACACCGGGAGCTTATCAAATGTTTTGATATTCGTCTAAAGACAATAGTGATATCAACTTACATTGGCTTCTGGTCTGAAGTCAACTTTGCCACATTCTTTGTACTCAACGCTAAATCTCTGGAGTTAATGATATTTGAGGTTAACTCTTCCAACGAGGAGTTCATTTCAAAAGAGCAGAAGAAACTTCAGTTGGATAACAGGGCTTCAAGAGGTGCTCGGTTTCGTTTCACAACTGATAGATGTCTGCGTGGCCGTTTAGATATCGACCATGTCCGCGATTTGGATTTAGCTGATCCTTTCATACGCAGATGTTAA
- the LOC127298903 gene encoding FBD-associated F-box protein At5g60610 isoform X1, producing MEIEMEAGGPSSRRRRSVSPGKDEDGGGVDHISALPDAVLGEIITLLPTKDGGRTRILASRWRHLWRSAPLNLECRDLGQLAVVLVSHILSSHQGPGRRFCITQGSIIYTSATTMDAWLRSAALDNLQELDVWYGPHRPLSASTLRFSNTLRVFTIGGCDLAYNTGQPLHFPMLKQLGIEHVSVSEHSLHSLIASCPILECLFIKYSVGFSSIRINSPSIKSVAISRCGTDGSGFHLVGQIHLHELIIENAPCLETLLDLCNKCLHVSVVSAPKLETLGFLSEQLSDGMDISTRLVFGYTAIQGLQVDGLAMVVRTVKVLAIRMETLNLDVVIELMKCFPCLEKLYIQGWSTRENCLWRRKHRELIKCFDIRLKTIVISTYIGFWSEVNFATFFVLNAKSLELMIFEVNSSNEEFISKEQKKLQLDNRASRGARFRFTTDRCLRGRLDIDHVRDLDLADPFIRRC from the exons ATGGAGATCGAAATGGAGGCGGGTGGTCCTAGTTCCAGGAGGAGGAGATCGGTGTCGCCGGGGAAggatgaagatggaggaggcgtaGACCACATCAGCGCCCTCCCCGATGCCGTTCTTGGCGAGATCATCACCCTCCTCCCCACCAAGGACGGCGGCCGCACCAGAATCCTGGCCTcccggtggcgccacctctggcgtTCCGCTCCTCTTAACCTTGAATGCCGCGACCTGGGTCAACTCGCTGTTGTCTTGGTATCGCACATCCTTTCCTCACACCAAGGCCCTGGTCGCCGCTTCTGTATCACCCAGGGATCAATCATCTACACATCAGCTACCACCATGGACGCCTGGCTCCGGTCCGCCGCTCTGGATAACCTGCAGGAGCTCGACGTATGGTACGGCCCACACCGTCCGTTGTCAGCATCCACCCTCCGCTTCTCCAACACCCTCCGTGTATTCACCATCGGAGGATGTGACCTCGCCTACAACACCGGCCAACCACTTCACTTCCCCATGCTTAAGCAGCTAGGAATCGAACATGTCAGCGTCTCCGAGCACTCACTGCACAGCTTGATTGCCTCTTGCCCAATCCTGGAGTGCTTGTTCATTAAGTACTCCGTTGGATTCAGTTCCATCCGGATCAACTCCCCTAGTATTAAAAGCGTTGCCATCTCTCGCTGTGGGACTGATGGATCTGGATTTCATTTGGTCGGTCAGATTCATCTACATGAACTCATAATCGAGAATGCCCCTTGCCTTGAAACGTTGCTTGATCTCTGCAACAAATGTCTGCATGTATCGGTGGTTTCCGCGCCCAAACTGGAGACATTAGGCTTCCTTTCTGAGCAGCTGAGTGATGGCATGGACATCTCCACCCGGCTAGTGTTTGGCTACACAGCTATTCAG GGATTGCAGGTTGATGGCCTAGCAATGGTGGTGCGCACTGTCAAGGTTTTAGCCATCCGTATGGAGACTCTTAATTTGGATGTAGTTATTGAGTTGATGAAATGCTTTCCGTGCTTGGAGAAGCTGTACATTCAG GGTTGGTCAACAAGGGAAAATTGTTTGTGGCGTCGTAAACACCGGGAGCTTATCAAATGTTTTGATATTCGTCTAAAGACAATAGTGATATCAACTTACATTGGCTTCTGGTCTGAAGTCAACTTTGCCACATTCTTTGTACTCAACGCTAAATCTCTGGAGTTAATGATATTTGAGGTTAACTCTTCCAACGAGGAGTTCATTTCAAAAGAGCAGAAGAAACTTCAGTTGGATAACAGGGCTTCAAGAGGTGCTCGGTTTCGTTTCACAACTGATAGATGTCTGCGTGGCCGTTTAGATATCGACCATGTCCGCGATTTGGATTTAGCTGATCCTTTCATACGCAGATGTTAA